One genomic segment of Prochlorococcus marinus str. MIT 0919 includes these proteins:
- the lpxC gene encoding UDP-3-O-acyl-N-acetylglucosamine deacetylase has product MEVLVDWLPENYEEAWTLSESVSREGVCLHSGLNSYVVLSPSDSLGFHVEFLDQDASPQTLHPSQVVSTQLCTTLKLGNRTLGTVEHLLAALVGCGLTHVNIQVSGTEVPLLDGSSLGWVEAIKEAGIKSAGSERNTMRPLKNPLTIYKGQSVVTAVPSDSLKLIGIIDFPYPAIGKQIFSIDLTPRKFVGEIAPARTFGFKDQVDDLMAKGLIKGGNLENSLVCDGSFWLNPPLRFEDEPVRHKILDLIGDLALVGLPKAQVLVYRGSHALHAELAAAFLEENLST; this is encoded by the coding sequence TTGGAAGTTCTAGTGGATTGGCTCCCTGAGAATTATGAAGAAGCCTGGACTCTGAGTGAATCAGTGTCCAGAGAAGGTGTGTGTTTGCACAGTGGACTTAACTCATATGTAGTTCTTTCTCCTTCTGATTCATTAGGCTTTCATGTTGAATTCCTCGATCAAGACGCTTCCCCCCAAACACTTCATCCAAGCCAAGTAGTTAGCACACAACTTTGTACAACACTGAAACTCGGCAATAGGACCCTTGGGACTGTTGAGCATCTATTGGCTGCTTTGGTTGGGTGTGGTCTTACTCATGTGAATATTCAAGTCTCTGGTACGGAAGTTCCTTTGTTGGATGGCTCTTCTCTTGGCTGGGTAGAAGCAATTAAAGAAGCTGGTATAAAGTCTGCAGGCAGTGAACGCAATACAATGCGGCCTCTGAAGAACCCTTTGACAATTTATAAAGGTCAAAGTGTGGTAACGGCTGTTCCTTCTGACAGTCTCAAATTGATAGGAATAATTGACTTTCCATACCCAGCGATAGGGAAACAAATTTTTTCAATAGATCTCACTCCTAGAAAATTTGTTGGAGAGATTGCTCCAGCTAGGACATTTGGCTTTAAGGATCAAGTGGACGATTTGATGGCAAAAGGTTTAATCAAAGGAGGTAATCTTGAAAATTCCCTTGTGTGTGATGGTAGCTTTTGGTTGAATCCTCCATTGAGATTTGAAGATGAGCCAGTAAGGCATAAAATACTTGACTTGATAGGCGACTTGGCCTTGGTCGGCTTGCCAAAAGCACAGGTCTTGGTTTACAGAGGATCTCATGCCCTTCATGCTGAATTAGCAGCTGCCTTCTTAGAAGAAAACCTCTCAACTTAA
- the purD gene encoding phosphoribosylamine--glycine ligase: MESSKKTIHSLPSLKKILIIGNGGRENALAWSLIRSEGIEEVFVAPGNGGTEDHLGCKRIPLEATDCSSLISECKLREIELIVIGPEAPLAAGLADKMRQANLNVFGPSSFGAKLEASKDWAKKLMIEAEIPTAHYLSASSKKEALEILKNFGEECVIKADGLASGKGVTVCKSKNQAINAINEAFEGKFGHAGEKLLIEELLQGPEVSVFALTDGKEILVLPPAQDHKRLLENDEGPNTGGMGAYAPAQIINQEEIHTIKQTILLPTLEALISRGIDYRGVIYAGLMITPDGPKVIEFNCRFGDPECQALMPIMGPEFAYILHACALGHLKKAPALTTRDVFTACVVAAANGYPESPKKGDEIFIEATSNESLQIFHAGTKKDISGKLLTSGGRVLSVVGKGENFDQAFEIAYKGLSKIKFDGMNYRKDIGNQVRNQKCD; the protein is encoded by the coding sequence ATGGAATCTTCAAAAAAAACTATCCACAGTCTTCCTTCTTTAAAAAAAATCCTCATCATTGGGAATGGCGGTAGAGAAAATGCACTCGCATGGTCGCTAATTAGAAGCGAAGGTATAGAAGAAGTATTCGTAGCACCTGGCAATGGTGGCACAGAAGATCATCTGGGATGCAAACGCATTCCCCTTGAAGCCACAGATTGCTCATCTTTAATCTCCGAATGCAAGTTGCGCGAAATTGAGTTAATCGTAATAGGACCAGAAGCACCTTTAGCAGCCGGTCTTGCAGACAAAATGCGGCAGGCTAATTTAAATGTTTTTGGACCAAGTTCTTTTGGAGCAAAACTAGAAGCTAGCAAGGATTGGGCAAAAAAATTAATGATCGAAGCTGAAATACCTACTGCTCATTATTTGAGTGCTAGTTCGAAAAAAGAAGCCTTAGAAATTCTCAAAAATTTTGGGGAAGAATGCGTTATAAAAGCAGATGGGCTAGCTTCTGGGAAAGGGGTTACTGTCTGCAAGAGTAAAAATCAAGCAATAAATGCAATCAACGAAGCTTTCGAAGGAAAGTTTGGTCATGCCGGAGAAAAACTTTTAATAGAAGAGCTACTTCAAGGACCTGAAGTCTCAGTTTTTGCTCTGACGGATGGTAAAGAAATTTTGGTCTTACCCCCTGCTCAAGACCATAAAAGACTTCTTGAGAATGACGAGGGTCCCAACACTGGGGGAATGGGAGCTTATGCACCTGCACAAATTATTAACCAAGAAGAAATACATACCATCAAACAAACAATCTTGTTACCAACTTTGGAAGCCCTTATTAGTCGTGGGATTGACTATCGAGGAGTTATCTATGCAGGGCTAATGATTACACCTGACGGTCCAAAGGTAATTGAATTTAATTGTCGTTTCGGCGATCCAGAGTGCCAAGCCTTAATGCCAATAATGGGTCCGGAATTTGCTTATATCCTTCATGCCTGTGCGCTTGGGCACCTCAAAAAAGCCCCTGCATTAACAACAAGAGATGTATTTACAGCTTGCGTTGTAGCTGCAGCAAATGGATACCCAGAGTCACCTAAAAAAGGTGATGAAATATTTATTGAAGCCACATCAAATGAATCTTTGCAAATCTTTCATGCAGGAACTAAAAAAGATATATCTGGCAAATTATTAACATCTGGCGGACGTGTTCTGTCAGTTGTTGGCAAAGGTGAAAATTTTGATCAAGCTTTTGAAATTGCTTATAAAGGACTGAGTAAAATTAAATTTGATGGGATGAATTACAGAAAAGACATTGGTAACCAAGTTAGAAACCAAAAGTGTGACTAG
- a CDS encoding BamA/TamA family outer membrane protein, which produces MPKKNKAKLISSFRKSTYFLALTVPLFASYVRSDSLRNLANPKNSNLDLKKLEIAESKKVFETEAETSSDPLVLISEIVIEGLEGHPEQKRLEYAAYDAMSIRPGSKVTRAEVKNDLNAIYATGWFSGVGIDPINSPLGVQILVKVQPNPSLKQVEIKPKNTRLNQEVIDSIFKFDYGKTLNYNVLQLRMKKLKDWYLEEGYSLARVTGPNRVTSEGVVQLNVIEGTVEGVKIQFIDQEGNTVRENGKPVKGKTRKWVIERELATRRGSIFNRKVLESDIKRLYATSLFSDLKVTLNPVAGEPGKVIVVLGISEQRTGSLTGGLGYSGAQGFFGSIGLQESNLLGRAWKSDWNFTYGEYGALIKLSLTDPWIKGDKYKTSFRTSVFISREVPQEFRSDEGGKFEGVTDYSQASGSAGSATVYDIGTAHGGGVGGPFASISAAEASNANLSWFDYAGDSIILQKTGGGFSFTRPFNGGDPFKKAEWSALIGMNFQKVQPIDYSSQERPYGVASKKYSEGTATNDDVICVAYNCAQENTLVSVRTAVNRNKLNNARNPTDGDFLSVSSEQFVSVGENSPTFNRAKASYSYFIPINWVKLHKGCRPKSGEEYNCPQALGFQLKGGSILGDLPPYEAFCLGGSKSIRGWSSCDLGVSRSYGEASAEYRFPIWRMVSGNLFLDAGTDFDTQDNVPGKPGVLLDKQGSGFSTGAGLSFNTPVGPLRVEIASKDFGDDWRYNLGFGWKF; this is translated from the coding sequence ATGCCCAAGAAAAATAAAGCCAAATTGATCAGTTCATTTAGGAAAAGTACCTATTTTCTGGCATTGACTGTTCCTCTTTTTGCCTCGTATGTACGTTCAGATTCTTTAAGAAATCTAGCTAATCCAAAAAATTCGAATCTTGATCTGAAAAAACTTGAGATTGCTGAATCAAAAAAAGTTTTTGAAACAGAAGCAGAGACTTCCTCAGATCCTTTGGTATTAATTTCAGAGATTGTGATTGAAGGTCTTGAGGGCCACCCAGAGCAAAAACGCTTGGAATACGCAGCTTACGATGCAATGAGCATAAGGCCTGGTAGCAAAGTTACGAGAGCGGAAGTAAAAAATGATTTAAATGCAATTTATGCAACTGGTTGGTTCTCAGGAGTTGGGATAGACCCAATTAATTCTCCATTAGGAGTTCAAATTCTGGTGAAGGTACAGCCTAATCCATCTTTAAAACAAGTAGAAATAAAACCCAAGAATACAAGACTTAATCAGGAAGTAATTGATAGTATTTTTAAATTTGATTATGGAAAAACCTTAAATTACAATGTTCTTCAATTGCGAATGAAGAAACTAAAGGATTGGTATTTGGAAGAAGGATATTCACTTGCAAGGGTTACAGGTCCAAACAGAGTAACCTCTGAAGGTGTGGTTCAATTGAATGTTATTGAAGGCACAGTTGAGGGAGTAAAAATACAATTTATTGATCAGGAGGGTAATACAGTTAGAGAGAATGGTAAACCCGTAAAAGGCAAAACAAGAAAATGGGTAATAGAAAGGGAGCTTGCTACTAGGAGAGGTTCTATTTTTAATAGAAAAGTTTTGGAATCTGATATTAAAAGATTATATGCAACTTCATTATTTAGTGATCTAAAAGTTACTTTAAATCCAGTTGCTGGTGAGCCAGGAAAAGTAATAGTGGTTTTGGGGATAAGTGAACAGAGAACAGGTTCTTTGACTGGTGGTTTGGGTTACAGTGGTGCTCAGGGATTTTTTGGTTCTATAGGCCTTCAAGAATCGAATTTACTAGGAAGGGCTTGGAAAAGTGATTGGAATTTTACTTATGGAGAGTATGGAGCTTTAATAAAATTATCTTTAACAGATCCTTGGATAAAAGGCGATAAATATAAAACTTCTTTTAGAACTTCGGTTTTTATTAGTAGAGAAGTTCCTCAGGAATTTAGAAGTGATGAAGGCGGCAAATTTGAAGGGGTGACAGATTATTCACAAGCATCAGGCTCTGCTGGTTCGGCAACAGTTTATGACATTGGCACGGCACATGGGGGAGGCGTTGGAGGGCCTTTCGCCTCAATATCTGCTGCAGAAGCAAGCAACGCAAATTTAAGTTGGTTTGATTATGCAGGCGATTCGATAATCCTTCAAAAAACAGGTGGAGGATTCTCTTTTACAAGGCCTTTTAATGGAGGTGATCCTTTTAAAAAAGCAGAATGGAGTGCTTTGATCGGGATGAACTTTCAAAAAGTTCAGCCAATAGATTATTCATCTCAAGAAAGACCTTATGGTGTAGCAAGTAAAAAATATTCAGAGGGGACTGCTACTAATGATGATGTGATTTGCGTAGCTTATAATTGTGCTCAAGAAAATACACTCGTTAGTGTAAGAACTGCTGTTAATAGAAATAAATTAAATAATGCTAGGAACCCTACTGATGGTGACTTTTTAAGTGTTTCCTCTGAACAATTTGTTTCTGTTGGTGAAAACTCTCCAACCTTTAATAGAGCTAAAGCTAGTTATTCATACTTCATCCCAATTAATTGGGTAAAATTACATAAAGGTTGTAGACCTAAATCTGGTGAAGAATATAACTGCCCTCAGGCTCTTGGATTCCAATTGAAGGGAGGTTCAATATTGGGAGATTTGCCACCATATGAGGCTTTTTGTTTGGGCGGGTCTAAGTCTATTAGAGGATGGAGCTCATGTGATTTGGGTGTGAGTAGAAGTTATGGCGAGGCTTCAGCTGAATATAGATTTCCTATTTGGCGAATGGTCTCAGGCAACTTATTTTTGGATGCTGGAACAGATTTTGATACTCAAGATAATGTTCCTGGTAAGCCAGGTGTGCTTTTAGATAAGCAAGGCTCTGGATTCTCAACAGGAGCTGGACTATCTTTTAATACCCCTGTTGGACCTTTAAGAGTAGAAATTGCAAGCAAGGATTTCGGAGATGATTGGCGTTATAACCTTGGGTTTGGTTGGAAGTTCTAG
- the fabZ gene encoding 3-hydroxyacyl-ACP dehydratase FabZ translates to MGLLPHRYPFALVDRVIEYEPGKSALAIKNVTLNEPQFQGHFPDRPLMPGVLIVEAMAQVGGLIVTQMSDLPKGLFVFAGIDGVRFRRPVVPGDQLMIRCELISIKRQRFGKVKGEAKVDGQLVCSGELMFSLVD, encoded by the coding sequence ATGGGCTTACTACCCCATAGGTATCCTTTCGCTTTGGTGGATCGTGTAATTGAATATGAGCCAGGTAAAAGTGCTCTTGCGATTAAGAATGTCACGTTAAATGAGCCCCAATTTCAAGGGCATTTCCCAGACAGACCATTAATGCCAGGAGTTTTAATAGTTGAGGCAATGGCTCAAGTCGGAGGTTTAATTGTTACTCAGATGTCTGATTTACCTAAAGGGTTATTTGTTTTTGCTGGTATAGATGGAGTGAGATTTAGAAGACCCGTAGTTCCAGGAGATCAACTTATGATCAGGTGTGAATTAATTAGTATTAAAAGGCAACGCTTTGGAAAGGTCAAAGGAGAAGCAAAAGTTGATGGACAGCTTGTTTGTTCTGGAGAATTGATGTTCTCTTTGGTTGATTGA
- a CDS encoding leucyl aminopeptidase, producing MQVSIFQQNLNSWKESILVLGLLEGDIDSQLNVLNHICDTKVLSHSLKEKDFSAKKGEIEVFQLIDKQPKKIIFIGLGQAEKLLLNDLRNATALSMKKSIGTVGNIGILLPWDSFDAGIVAKAVGEAARLSIFKDCRFRNEKKERQIPARVDLLGLPNSANKSLTEIGPICSGVELARELVGAPPNSLTPEELANQAIAIAKKFGLKVQILNREQCQEKGMGAFLAVAQGSDLEPKFIHLTYTPKGEITRRIAMVGKGLTFDSGGYNLKVGASQIEMMKYDMGGSAAVIGAARAIAELKPERTEVHFLVATCENMVNGSAVHPGDIVKASNGTTIEINNTDAEGRLTLADALTYACELNPDAIVDLATLTGACVIALGEELAGLWSNNKELSEELLNSSEAAGEGLWEMPLKESYKEGLKSMLADLKNTGPRAGGSITAALFLNEFIDKEIPWAHIDIAGTCWADKDRGIDPAGATGFGVRTLVNWATQKNKQN from the coding sequence ATGCAAGTTTCAATTTTTCAGCAGAATCTTAATAGCTGGAAGGAATCAATTTTAGTCCTAGGTCTACTAGAAGGGGATATTGACAGTCAGCTAAATGTTTTAAATCATATTTGTGACACAAAAGTTTTAAGTCATTCTCTAAAGGAAAAAGATTTTAGTGCCAAAAAGGGAGAGATAGAAGTTTTTCAACTAATAGATAAACAGCCTAAAAAAATCATTTTCATAGGTCTTGGGCAAGCAGAAAAGCTTCTTCTCAATGATTTACGCAATGCCACTGCTCTAAGCATGAAAAAGAGTATTGGTACTGTTGGAAATATAGGAATTTTATTGCCTTGGGATTCTTTTGATGCAGGAATAGTTGCTAAAGCTGTTGGAGAAGCTGCAAGGCTTTCGATTTTTAAAGATTGCCGATTTCGCAATGAGAAAAAAGAAAGGCAAATTCCTGCAAGAGTTGATCTGTTAGGCCTCCCAAATTCTGCAAATAAATCTTTAACTGAAATCGGACCTATATGCTCAGGTGTTGAACTGGCAAGAGAACTTGTTGGAGCCCCACCAAACAGCCTAACTCCTGAAGAATTAGCTAATCAAGCCATTGCAATAGCTAAAAAATTTGGATTGAAAGTGCAAATTCTTAATCGCGAACAATGTCAAGAAAAAGGGATGGGAGCCTTTCTCGCTGTAGCCCAAGGATCTGACCTAGAGCCTAAATTTATTCATCTAACTTATACACCTAAAGGCGAAATAACGCGCCGAATAGCAATGGTTGGGAAAGGTCTCACATTTGATTCAGGTGGATACAATCTAAAAGTAGGTGCATCTCAGATAGAAATGATGAAATATGACATGGGTGGAAGTGCTGCAGTGATAGGTGCTGCAAGAGCTATTGCGGAACTAAAGCCTGAGCGAACTGAAGTCCATTTCTTAGTTGCCACTTGTGAAAACATGGTCAATGGATCTGCTGTTCATCCAGGGGATATTGTCAAAGCTTCTAATGGAACAACAATTGAGATTAATAACACAGATGCCGAAGGCAGACTCACTCTTGCTGATGCACTGACTTATGCATGTGAATTAAATCCAGATGCAATTGTTGACCTAGCTACTCTTACGGGAGCCTGCGTGATTGCTCTTGGAGAAGAATTGGCTGGTCTTTGGAGTAACAACAAAGAACTATCTGAAGAACTCCTTAATTCATCAGAGGCTGCAGGAGAAGGCCTTTGGGAAATGCCTTTAAAAGAATCATATAAGGAAGGTTTAAAATCAATGCTCGCAGATTTAAAAAACACTGGTCCTAGAGCTGGTGGATCGATTACTGCGGCTTTATTTCTTAATGAATTTATTGATAAAGAAATTCCATGGGCACATATTGATATTGCTGGCACTTGCTGGGCAGATAAAGATAGGGGGATAGATCCAGCAGGAGCAACAGGATTTGGAGTCAGAACACTAGTCAACTGGGCGACACAGAAAAACAAACAAAACTAA
- the purC gene encoding phosphoribosylaminoimidazolesuccinocarboxamide synthase: MNLQKRSLLLEGKAKKIFSTDQEDQLLVHFKNDTTAFNALKRSQLQGKGRLNCQISAHIFKFLEEQGVSTHFLGIQEETWMLVQKVDVIPIEIVIRNVAYGSLCKQTPIPIGLELNPCLLDLYYKDDQLGDPLLTDARLNLMGLLTLEKRLELEKIALNVNSILRKFFNRLDLLLVDFKLEMGLNREGKLLVADEISPDSCRLWDKRCTDPKGKILDKDRFREDLGGVVEAYGEILKRIQGSV; encoded by the coding sequence ATGAATTTACAAAAAAGAAGCCTGCTACTTGAGGGCAAGGCTAAAAAAATTTTTTCAACTGATCAAGAAGATCAATTGTTAGTTCATTTTAAAAATGACACAACTGCTTTTAATGCTTTGAAGAGGTCTCAGTTACAGGGTAAAGGGAGATTAAATTGCCAAATTTCCGCGCATATTTTTAAGTTTTTAGAGGAACAAGGTGTCTCTACTCATTTTCTAGGCATCCAGGAAGAAACTTGGATGTTAGTTCAGAAAGTAGATGTTATTCCTATTGAAATTGTCATAAGGAATGTCGCTTATGGCTCTTTATGCAAACAAACACCTATACCCATAGGCTTAGAACTCAATCCTTGCTTGTTGGACTTGTATTACAAGGATGATCAACTAGGTGATCCACTGCTTACGGATGCAAGATTGAATTTAATGGGTTTATTAACTCTTGAAAAAAGGTTAGAGCTAGAGAAAATAGCCTTAAATGTAAATAGCATTTTGCGGAAATTTTTCAACAGATTGGATCTTTTATTAGTAGATTTCAAATTGGAAATGGGTCTTAATAGAGAAGGTAAATTATTAGTCGCTGATGAGATTAGCCCTGATAGCTGCAGGCTTTGGGACAAACGATGCACTGACCCTAAAGGCAAGATATTGGATAAGGATCGGTTCCGTGAGGACCTAGGTGGCGTTGTCGAGGCCTACGGGGAGATTCTCAAACGTATACAAGGCAGCGTGTAA
- the lpxA gene encoding acyl-ACP--UDP-N-acetylglucosamine O-acyltransferase, which translates to MSQSSNSQNLTIQRPVEVHPLAVVDSRAELGNGVTIGSGAVVGPEVQIGDNTVIGPNVVLDGRLKIGSFNKVFPGACIGLEPQDLKYKGAPTEVVIGNRNTIRECVTVNRATNDGEQTKIGDDTLLMAYTHIAHGCDIGNQVVISNSVQVAGEVVIEDQAVIGGCLGIHQFVHIGCLAMVGGMTRVDRDVPPYCLVEGHPGRMRGLNRVGIRRRGLESQNPKEFKELLEIWNLIFRSKHVYAKGLELAREKKLMPAAEKLCTFLEASITKGRRGPMPFLNSAQ; encoded by the coding sequence ATGAGCCAGTCAAGCAATTCTCAAAATTTGACTATTCAAAGGCCAGTGGAGGTTCATCCATTGGCTGTAGTCGATTCACGTGCAGAACTTGGTAATGGAGTGACCATTGGCTCTGGAGCTGTAGTAGGTCCAGAAGTGCAAATTGGAGACAATACTGTAATTGGTCCAAATGTAGTATTGGATGGCCGTTTGAAAATAGGGTCTTTTAACAAGGTCTTCCCTGGAGCTTGTATAGGACTTGAACCTCAAGATCTGAAATACAAGGGAGCACCTACTGAGGTTGTAATTGGAAATAGAAATACTATTAGAGAATGTGTAACTGTTAACCGAGCCACTAATGATGGGGAACAGACAAAGATAGGAGACGATACACTCTTAATGGCATATACGCATATTGCCCATGGTTGTGATATCGGGAATCAAGTAGTTATATCAAATAGTGTTCAGGTAGCAGGAGAGGTGGTAATTGAAGATCAAGCAGTAATAGGCGGTTGTTTGGGAATTCATCAGTTTGTTCATATTGGTTGTCTTGCAATGGTTGGTGGAATGACAAGGGTAGATAGAGATGTCCCTCCTTATTGCCTAGTGGAAGGTCACCCTGGACGAATGCGTGGCTTGAATCGTGTGGGAATTCGTCGTAGAGGACTTGAAAGTCAAAATCCAAAGGAATTTAAGGAGTTATTAGAGATTTGGAATTTGATTTTTAGGTCTAAGCATGTTTATGCAAAAGGCTTGGAATTAGCTAGAGAAAAAAAACTTATGCCTGCTGCTGAGAAACTATGTACTTTCCTCGAAGCATCTATTACTAAAGGACGTAGAGGCCCTATGCCATTTCTGAATTCTGCTCAGTGA
- the lpxB gene encoding lipid-A-disaccharide synthase, with amino-acid sequence MRLLISTGEVSGDLQGSFLVKALKEEAAKRSITLDLIALGGERMQAAGAKLLANTSSIGAIGFWEALPFVMPTLRAQAAVNELLVKDPPDALVLIDYMGPNIRLGNKVKKALPNIPITYYIAPQEWAWRIGDGGTTDLIGFTDKILAIFQEEAEFYSSKGGNVSWVGHPMLDNLKKLPPREEACAKLGIDSSNKVLLVLPASRSQELKYILPTLAEAAALLQKLDPSIFVLVPAGMASFEKEIQRILTDHGVNGKVIPSSEVDALKPSLFSVANIALCKSGTINMELALHNVPQIVGYKVSRVTAFIAKYLLKFQVDHISPVNLLLKDRLVPELVQDLFTANSIYESSISLLYDNKACSDIINGYKKLRDTLGEEGVTNRAAIQILDLLDK; translated from the coding sequence ATGCGGTTGCTTATAAGCACCGGGGAAGTGTCTGGAGATTTGCAAGGCAGCTTTCTTGTAAAAGCCTTGAAAGAAGAAGCAGCAAAACGCTCTATCACATTGGATTTAATAGCTTTAGGTGGTGAGAGAATGCAAGCTGCTGGAGCGAAATTGCTCGCTAATACTTCTTCTATTGGAGCTATTGGCTTTTGGGAAGCTTTGCCTTTTGTTATGCCCACCTTGCGTGCACAAGCTGCAGTCAATGAACTCCTAGTTAAAGATCCTCCAGACGCATTAGTTTTAATTGATTACATGGGGCCTAATATTCGACTTGGGAACAAGGTTAAAAAGGCTTTGCCAAATATTCCTATTACTTATTACATAGCTCCGCAGGAATGGGCTTGGAGGATAGGAGATGGAGGCACTACAGACTTGATTGGTTTTACTGATAAAATTCTGGCCATATTTCAGGAAGAAGCTGAGTTTTATTCAAGTAAAGGGGGTAATGTCTCATGGGTAGGCCATCCAATGCTTGATAATTTAAAGAAATTACCCCCAAGAGAGGAAGCTTGTGCAAAGTTAGGAATAGATAGTTCTAACAAGGTACTTCTAGTTCTTCCTGCTTCTAGATCTCAAGAGTTGAAATATATTTTGCCAACACTCGCTGAAGCAGCAGCCTTATTACAAAAACTTGATCCCTCTATTTTTGTACTTGTTCCTGCTGGTATGGCAAGCTTCGAGAAAGAAATACAGAGGATACTTACCGATCATGGTGTAAATGGAAAAGTGATACCATCAAGTGAAGTAGATGCTTTGAAGCCAAGCCTTTTTTCTGTCGCCAACATTGCTCTGTGTAAATCAGGAACCATTAATATGGAACTAGCTTTGCATAATGTTCCGCAAATTGTTGGATATAAAGTAAGTAGAGTAACGGCATTCATTGCTAAATATTTGCTGAAATTTCAAGTGGATCATATTTCCCCAGTCAACTTGTTATTGAAAGATAGATTAGTTCCTGAATTAGTTCAAGACCTGTTTACTGCAAATTCAATTTATGAATCATCTATTAGTTTATTATATGATAACAAGGCTTGTTCTGATATAATTAATGGATACAAAAAACTTAGAGATACTTTGGGTGAAGAAGGTGTTACAAATAGAGCTGCAATTCAAATCTTAGATTTGTTAGATAAATGA
- the msrA gene encoding peptide-methionine (S)-S-oxide reductase MsrA, which produces MKISHLKRNLISLLCFVCILFSFPLFSIAVDENAILAGGCFWCLEHDLEEIPGVISVVSGYTGGALHSPTYKNHDGHQEAVIVTFDSNILTYSNLLKKYWKNIDPFDSGGQFCDRGNSYRPVIFVANSSQLEEARLSLKNASKELSIQPNEIKVEIRDATQFWLAEDYHQDFARKNKLKYNFYRYSCGRDKRLEDLWG; this is translated from the coding sequence ATGAAGATATCTCATCTAAAAAGAAACCTAATTTCTTTACTTTGTTTTGTATGCATTCTTTTTTCATTCCCATTATTTTCAATAGCAGTTGATGAAAATGCAATTTTAGCAGGAGGTTGTTTTTGGTGTTTAGAACATGATTTAGAAGAAATACCGGGAGTTATTTCTGTAGTTAGTGGTTACACTGGTGGGGCGTTGCATTCACCTACTTATAAAAACCATGATGGGCATCAAGAAGCAGTAATTGTAACGTTTGATTCAAATATTCTTACTTATTCCAATCTTTTAAAAAAGTATTGGAAGAATATTGATCCCTTTGATTCTGGCGGTCAGTTTTGCGATAGAGGAAACTCTTATCGCCCAGTTATTTTTGTTGCTAATTCGTCTCAATTAGAGGAAGCAAGGCTGAGCTTAAAAAATGCATCAAAGGAGTTATCTATTCAGCCAAATGAAATTAAAGTTGAGATTAGAGATGCAACACAATTTTGGTTGGCAGAGGATTACCATCAGGACTTTGCAAGAAAAAATAAGCTTAAATATAATTTTTATCGTTATAGTTGTGGAAGAGATAAGCGCCTGGAAGATCTTTGGGGCTAG